In the Engystomops pustulosus chromosome 2, aEngPut4.maternal, whole genome shotgun sequence genome, one interval contains:
- the LOC140119603 gene encoding uncharacterized protein, whose protein sequence is MEEFSLPFVATKSTKQRTSSRPHVRARAFSSTSNPGYHYDEIRDGSRTSFHPSDPETSSSSYDHVDRVDHNVRKKKKKKFTAEEKRILVEKVVSHYNELFGKKSHHLPLRTKTHIWGKIASTINSLGVEKRSIAELKKKWHDTRRRSKEKISKMKVHQTASGGGPPTGVILDPVDELVISTYDNNNKQQTEEASNPEIMEFNPSGGVADSYKSEESDVDEYLPPPEVERIAMPEPDIEPENIGEDFPFLPSEANFLNQYMDGTFSFFNNLISTNRQICEAILSVQNVIKEGFTAIHSDLSQIKQAILSTKSKAPDGPIRDPATASGPSSFAQISPCAFLVSPNIVGLEKSTASNLVHTTVNDNTQNLSAVISSPPGIPLVSLPIPLQAGSAIIHSDLPSTSAGAANDSANVEVDIKIESPSVSPVSSERKLRRRR, encoded by the exons ATGGAGGAATTCAGCCTGCCCTTTGTTGCTACAAAATCTACAAAGCAGCGAACGTCTAGCAGGCCGCATGTCCGTGCCAGGGCTTTCTCGTCTACCTCTAACCCTGGATATCACTACGACGAGATCCGAGATGGTAGCAGGACAAGTTTTCATCCTTCGGATCCGGAAACATCGTCATCTTCTTATGATCATGTGGATCGTGTGGATCATAACGTtcggaagaaaaaaaagaaaaaatttacagCCGAGGAAAAGCGCATCTTGGTTGAGAAG GTTGTttctcattacaatgaattattTGGAAAGAAGTCCCATCATCTTCCTTTACGTACTAAAACTCATATTTGGGGCAAAATTGCATCGACTATTAATTCTCTGGGAGTCGAAAAGCGGAGCATTGCGGAGCTCAAGAAAAAATGGCACGACACACGTCGTAGAAGCAAAGAAAAAATCAGCAAGATGAAAGTCCACCAAACGGCGTCGGGTGGGGGTCCACCCACCGGAGTTATTCTCGATCCTGTGGATGAGTTGGTTATTTCAACATACGACAACAACAATAAACAACAAACCGAAGAAGCTTCAAACCCGGAAATCATGGAATTCAATCCGAGTGGAG GTGTGGCCGATTCCTATAAGAGCGAGGAATCGGATGTGGATGAATATCTGCCTCCCCCTGAGGTTGAGAGGATCGCAATGCCCGAACCCGACATAGAACCTGAAAACATTGGTGAAGATTTCCCGTTCTTGCCATCGGAGGCGAATTTCCTAAACCAATACATGGACGGAACATTTTCCTTCTTTAACAATTTAATTTCTACAAATCGTCAGATCTGCGAGGCGATTCTGAGCGTGCAGAATGTGATTAAAGAAGGCTTTACGGCCATTCACTCAGATTTGTCCCAAATTAAACAGGCAATCCTCTCTACAAAGTCTAAAGCGCCTGACGGGCCAATCAGAGATCCTGCAACTGCGTCAGGCCCCTCCTCCTTCGCCCAAATATCTCCATGTGCGTTTTTAGTGTCCCCTAATATTGTTGGTTTGGAAAAATCAACTGCCTCGAATCTAGTTCACACGACAGTCAATGATAACACCCAAAATCTGTCTGCGGTTATTTCGAGTCCCCCCGGGATACCTTTGGTTTCCCTTCCGATTCCTCTTCAGGCTGGTTCtgcaataatacacagtgatcttCCTTCTACATCTGCTGGTGCTGCAAACGATTCTGCCAATGTGGAGGTAGATATCAAAATAGAATCGCCCTCTGTTTCCCCAGTTTCCTCTGAACGTAAGTTACGCAGGCGTAgatga